In Mesorhizobium sp., one DNA window encodes the following:
- a CDS encoding EAL domain-containing protein, translated as MLRRAFASAYVPAGLALIVVVCAGVYAGYLNRTLHAQSMRAEVQTKIDLIRAKLEGHVNSNIQLVRGLVAAIETEPEMSQARFAALAEILFREETQLRNIAGAPDLVVSLMYPMAGNGKAIGLDYRAVPDQRNAALRARDTRQLVVAGPVALRQGGVGIIARFPIFIRNGDGTDRFWGILSAVIDVDKLYRDSGLFDGDLGLEITLSGKDATGTTGERFMGGRDLADQFPVTAEVVLPSGSWQIAAIPKGGWVYTPGNALFIRGILVLAMLVVVVPIFYAGRLYGERAESFGTLAQRERELADLSQRLALALDASKIGVWEHNTETNELVWDDRVNELYGLPQDGKPRGYSDWVGAIHPDDLDRALRDFQVAAESHGDYASEFRLLLPDGTLRHVRSKAKFMQGSGEEARLIGAEWDVTEDVRLREDLERARFLAEMRNAELEAAKARIEHNSLHDPLTGLPNRRYLDQVLDNVAASGGGEETALLHIDLDRFKQINDTLGHAAGDAMLVHAANVLKSNVGGADFVARIGGDEFVILCLTPGGSERLSSLAENIIGEMRKPVSYHGHQCRFGVSIGIAVERGRDADPKRLLVNADIALYRAKSRGRNRHEFFTEALQAEIVGTKRMADEILNGLERNEFVAYYQPQVDGSTFEIAGVEALVRWNHPRRGMLPPGYFLKSAEELNVVANIDRIILEQALTDFRRWEAKGLHVPRISVNVSARRLQDGELIASLRDLDIPRNRLSFELVESIFLDDNDDLMIWNVNQVKELGIEVEIDDFGTGYASIVSLQKLKPRRLKIDRQLIMPIVASVKQRRLIESITEIGKSLDIEIVAEGVETMQHAEILRKIGCDFLQGYAFAKPMSATDVERFVEAHRPRKAS; from the coding sequence ATGTTGCGCAGAGCCTTTGCCTCGGCCTACGTTCCCGCCGGACTCGCCCTCATCGTCGTGGTCTGTGCGGGCGTCTATGCCGGCTATCTCAACCGCACCTTGCATGCGCAGTCGATGCGCGCCGAGGTTCAAACCAAGATCGATCTGATCCGGGCCAAACTGGAAGGCCATGTCAACTCCAACATCCAGCTGGTGCGGGGACTGGTGGCGGCGATCGAGACCGAGCCTGAGATGAGCCAGGCGCGCTTCGCGGCGCTGGCCGAAATCCTGTTCCGGGAAGAGACGCAGCTGCGCAACATCGCCGGCGCGCCGGACCTCGTCGTCTCGCTGATGTACCCGATGGCGGGGAATGGGAAAGCGATCGGCCTCGACTACCGCGCCGTACCCGACCAACGAAACGCAGCCTTGCGCGCAAGGGATACGAGACAGCTCGTCGTGGCCGGGCCGGTGGCGCTCAGACAGGGCGGGGTGGGCATCATCGCCCGCTTCCCGATCTTCATCCGCAATGGCGATGGAACGGACAGGTTCTGGGGCATACTCTCCGCGGTGATTGACGTCGACAAACTCTACCGCGACAGCGGCCTCTTCGACGGGGACCTCGGGCTCGAGATCACGCTGAGCGGCAAGGACGCCACGGGCACGACGGGCGAGCGCTTCATGGGCGGACGCGACCTCGCCGACCAATTCCCGGTCACCGCCGAGGTGGTGCTGCCCTCGGGCAGCTGGCAGATCGCCGCGATCCCCAAGGGCGGATGGGTCTATACGCCGGGCAATGCTCTGTTCATTCGCGGCATACTGGTGCTGGCAATGCTGGTGGTGGTGGTTCCGATCTTCTATGCCGGCCGGCTGTACGGAGAGAGGGCGGAGAGTTTCGGCACACTCGCCCAGCGCGAACGCGAACTTGCAGACCTCTCGCAACGCCTCGCGCTGGCGCTCGATGCATCGAAGATCGGCGTCTGGGAGCACAATACCGAAACCAACGAACTGGTGTGGGACGACCGCGTCAACGAGCTCTACGGACTTCCCCAGGATGGAAAGCCGCGCGGCTATAGCGATTGGGTCGGGGCGATCCACCCCGACGACCTGGACCGGGCCCTGCGGGATTTTCAGGTCGCGGCCGAAAGCCACGGTGATTATGCTTCCGAATTCCGGCTGCTGTTGCCAGACGGCACGCTGCGCCACGTGCGCAGCAAGGCGAAATTCATGCAAGGCAGCGGCGAGGAGGCGCGTCTTATCGGCGCAGAATGGGATGTCACCGAGGATGTGCGGCTGCGCGAGGATCTCGAACGGGCGCGCTTCCTGGCTGAGATGCGCAATGCCGAACTCGAGGCGGCGAAAGCCCGCATCGAACATAACTCGCTGCACGATCCGCTGACTGGACTACCCAATCGGCGCTATCTCGACCAGGTTCTGGACAACGTCGCGGCGTCGGGTGGCGGCGAGGAAACGGCCCTGCTGCACATCGACCTCGACCGCTTCAAGCAGATCAATGACACGCTCGGCCATGCCGCCGGCGACGCGATGCTTGTGCACGCGGCCAATGTGCTGAAATCGAACGTCGGCGGGGCCGATTTCGTCGCCCGCATAGGCGGCGACGAATTCGTCATTCTCTGCCTCACACCCGGTGGCTCGGAAAGGCTCTCGAGCCTTGCCGAAAACATCATCGGCGAAATGCGCAAGCCCGTCTCGTATCACGGACACCAGTGCCGCTTCGGCGTGAGCATCGGCATCGCGGTCGAGAGGGGCCGGGACGCCGATCCCAAACGGCTGCTGGTCAATGCCGATATCGCGCTCTACCGCGCGAAGAGCCGCGGCCGGAACCGGCACGAATTCTTCACCGAGGCGTTGCAGGCGGAAATCGTCGGCACGAAGCGGATGGCCGACGAGATCCTGAACGGACTCGAGCGCAACGAGTTCGTCGCCTATTACCAGCCACAGGTCGACGGCAGCACGTTCGAAATCGCTGGCGTGGAGGCGCTGGTACGCTGGAATCACCCGCGCCGCGGCATGTTGCCTCCGGGATATTTCCTGAAGTCCGCCGAGGAACTCAACGTCGTCGCCAACATCGACCGCATCATCCTCGAGCAGGCGCTGACGGATTTCCGCCGCTGGGAGGCAAAAGGGCTTCACGTGCCGCGGATTTCGGTCAACGTCTCGGCGCGCCGGCTGCAGGACGGGGAACTGATCGCTTCGCTGCGCGACCTCGACATCCCGCGCAACCGGCTGTCATTCGAACTCGTGGAATCCATTTTCCTGGACGACAACGACGACCTGATGATCTGGAATGTCAATCAGGTGAAGGAACTTGGCATCGAAGTCGAGATCGACGATTTCGGCACCGGATACGCCTCGATCGTCAGCCTCCAGAAGCTGAAGCCGCGTCGGCTCAAGATCGACCGGCAGCTGATCATGCCGATCGTCGCCTCGGTGAAACAGCGGCGCCTGATCGAATCGATCACCGAGATCGGCAAGTCGCTCGACATCGAAATCGTCGCCGAGGGGGTCGAGACCATGCAGCACGCAGAGATCCTGCGTAAAATCGGCTGCGACTTCCTGCAGGGATATGCCTTCGCCAAGCCGATGAGCGCGACGGATGTCGAGCGCTTCGTCGAGGCCCACAGGCCCCGGAAGGCATCCTAG
- a CDS encoding neutral zinc metallopeptidase, whose translation MRWRGRRQSSNIEDLRGSRGGFGGGLGRGGGFRIPVGGTRSGGFSLTTIVILVVLFFALRACGIDPLAMLEGGGIPGGQTQVQPSQPGGQTAQPSDEMGQFVATVLAETEDVWSGIFEAEGQTYQKPTLVLFSDQVRSTCGFASAASGPFYCPGDRKVYIDLAFYDQLERQFGAAGDFAQAYVLAHEVGHHVQNLIGVLPRFNEMRQTMSQAEQNQMSMRVELQADCFAGIWGHYTAQKGLLEEGDIDEALNAAQQIGDDTLQRKTQGYVVPESFNHGTSAQRKTWFARGFKSGKLSDCDTFNSQI comes from the coding sequence ATGCGTTGGAGAGGCCGTCGCCAGAGCAGCAACATCGAAGACCTGCGCGGGTCCAGGGGCGGCTTCGGCGGAGGACTAGGGCGCGGCGGCGGCTTCCGCATCCCCGTGGGCGGCACGCGCAGCGGCGGTTTCAGCCTGACGACCATCGTCATCCTCGTGGTTCTGTTCTTCGCGCTGCGCGCATGCGGCATCGATCCGCTGGCGATGCTTGAAGGCGGCGGCATTCCGGGCGGCCAGACCCAGGTCCAGCCGTCGCAGCCCGGCGGCCAGACGGCGCAGCCGAGCGACGAGATGGGCCAGTTCGTGGCAACGGTGCTGGCCGAGACCGAGGACGTGTGGAGCGGCATCTTCGAGGCCGAGGGACAGACCTACCAGAAGCCGACGCTTGTGCTGTTTTCCGACCAGGTGCGTTCGACTTGCGGCTTCGCTTCGGCCGCGTCCGGCCCGTTCTACTGTCCCGGCGACCGCAAGGTCTACATCGACCTCGCCTTCTACGATCAACTCGAGCGGCAGTTCGGCGCGGCCGGGGATTTCGCGCAGGCCTATGTCCTGGCGCACGAGGTCGGCCATCACGTGCAAAACCTGATCGGCGTGCTGCCGCGGTTCAATGAGATGCGGCAGACGATGAGCCAGGCCGAACAGAACCAGATGTCGATGCGTGTCGAGCTCCAGGCCGACTGCTTCGCCGGCATCTGGGGCCACTACACGGCGCAGAAAGGGTTGCTGGAGGAGGGCGATATCGACGAGGCGCTCAATGCGGCCCAGCAGATCGGAGACGACACGCTGCAACGGAAGACACAGGGCTATGTGGTGCCGGAGAGCTTCAACCACGGCACCTCGGCGCAGCGCAAGACCTGGTTCGCGCGCGGCTTCAAGTCGGGCAAATTGTCGGATTGCGACACCTTCAACAGCCAGATCTGA
- a CDS encoding pilus assembly protein: MQQSKTSFAKDRSGNFAMFAAIGMLPLLMAGGIAVDFTALSKTKSQLQQALDTATLAVAREGTEISNARATQIAVDLLTGNFGLTYSDLKIQRDGTKVTVDAVSMTPLAFGSLFGYDKWPVVAQSSADIATVKYELALVLDTTGSMKGGKLAAMKDAVNGMVESMSSQVSNPEHLKFAVVPFANFVNVGPQFAPKFDEKGKRIKGTGASWLDLDGKSPVPQHELQAGLSRFQLFEHLGQDWAGCVETRVPSKKGAHDVTDTPAVKSDKSSYFVPAFSIDEPDTWGYANSYIASPVDPLDMSALGKTKKLLKYGLPPTLAGELVSGLLPLGGDTSEWTAPAVNASGGRGPNNGCVTQPLMPLNSDYKAILAKVNSLEANGTTNIMEGVAWGQRVLSPAEPFSEGADKTKSGTEKVMIVLTDGANVFGNRPVPLGSSYASHGYLVDGRLGISAGTASTTNKLMNEKTLAACEQAKEDGTTIYTIRLEEPDVATGTMLQECATSPAHYFDAPSRSQLDEVFREINGRVVKVRISS; this comes from the coding sequence ATGCAGCAGAGCAAGACATCCTTTGCGAAGGACAGATCCGGCAATTTCGCGATGTTCGCAGCGATCGGCATGCTGCCGCTGCTGATGGCCGGCGGTATCGCGGTCGACTTCACGGCGCTGTCGAAGACCAAGTCGCAGCTCCAGCAGGCGCTCGACACCGCAACGCTCGCCGTCGCACGTGAGGGCACGGAGATCAGCAACGCGCGAGCGACGCAGATCGCGGTCGACCTGCTGACCGGGAATTTCGGGCTGACCTATTCCGACCTCAAGATTCAGCGCGACGGTACGAAGGTGACGGTCGATGCCGTGTCGATGACGCCGCTCGCGTTCGGCAGCCTGTTCGGCTACGACAAATGGCCGGTTGTGGCGCAATCGAGCGCCGACATCGCCACAGTCAAATACGAGCTGGCGCTGGTGCTCGACACGACCGGGTCGATGAAGGGCGGCAAGCTCGCGGCGATGAAGGATGCTGTCAACGGCATGGTCGAATCCATGTCGTCGCAGGTGAGCAATCCGGAGCATCTGAAGTTTGCCGTCGTTCCGTTCGCCAACTTCGTCAACGTCGGCCCGCAATTCGCGCCCAAGTTTGACGAAAAAGGCAAGCGCATCAAGGGGACCGGTGCGTCGTGGCTCGATCTTGATGGCAAGAGCCCCGTCCCGCAGCACGAATTGCAGGCCGGCCTCAGCCGTTTCCAGCTGTTCGAACATCTGGGCCAGGATTGGGCCGGGTGCGTCGAGACGCGGGTGCCGAGCAAGAAGGGGGCTCACGATGTCACCGACACGCCGGCGGTCAAGTCCGACAAGTCGAGCTATTTCGTTCCGGCGTTCAGCATCGACGAACCGGACACCTGGGGATACGCGAACAGCTATATCGCCTCTCCGGTCGACCCGCTCGACATGAGCGCTCTCGGCAAGACGAAGAAGCTTCTTAAATATGGCCTGCCGCCGACGCTCGCGGGCGAACTGGTATCCGGCCTCTTGCCGCTGGGCGGCGATACAAGCGAGTGGACCGCGCCAGCCGTGAACGCGTCGGGAGGGCGCGGTCCGAACAATGGCTGCGTCACCCAGCCGCTGATGCCGCTCAACTCGGACTACAAGGCAATTCTCGCCAAGGTGAACAGTCTGGAGGCCAACGGCACGACCAACATCATGGAAGGCGTCGCCTGGGGTCAGCGCGTGCTGTCGCCGGCGGAGCCGTTCAGCGAGGGGGCCGACAAGACGAAGTCGGGCACGGAGAAGGTCATGATCGTGCTGACCGACGGCGCGAACGTCTTCGGCAACCGGCCCGTGCCGCTCGGCTCGTCCTATGCGAGCCATGGCTATCTGGTCGACGGTCGCCTCGGCATTTCGGCCGGTACCGCCAGCACGACCAACAAGCTGATGAACGAGAAAACCCTCGCCGCCTGCGAGCAGGCCAAGGAGGACGGCACGACGATCTACACGATCCGGCTCGAAGAGCCCGATGTGGCGACCGGGACGATGCTGCAGGAATGCGCGACGAGCCCCGCCCACTATTTCGACGCGCCGTCGCGCTCGCAGCTCGACGAGGTGTTCCGGGAGATCAATGGACGAGTGGTGAAGGTCCGGATCTCGTCCTGA
- the carA gene encoding glutamine-hydrolyzing carbamoyl-phosphate synthase small subunit, with the protein MAEKTAPWSREAPTACLVLADGTMIWGRGLGATGSAVAEVVFNTALTGYEEILTDPSYAGQIVTFTFPHIGNIGTNAEDIEDLTPAMRAGAVGAVFKADVTNPSSYRSAEHLDHWLKRRGIIAMSGIDTRALTALIREKGAPNAVIAHAPDGKFDIEDLKRQAREWSGLVGLDLAREVTSGQSSVWTETPWVWNEGYSTQDAPTMHVVAIDYGVKRNILRLLAGLGAKVTVVPAKTGADEILAMKPDGIFLSNGPGDPAATGEYAVPVIKDLLETGIPVFGICLGHQMLALAVGAKTVKMHQGHHGANHPVKDHTTGKVEIVSMNHGFAVDSKSLPQGVDETHVSLFDGSNCGISLAGRPVFSVQHHPEASPGPQDSHYLFRRFVNLIRERKGEPALAER; encoded by the coding sequence ATGGCCGAGAAGACCGCCCCCTGGAGCAGAGAGGCTCCGACCGCCTGCCTCGTACTCGCGGACGGCACGATGATTTGGGGCCGAGGCCTTGGCGCAACGGGATCCGCGGTCGCCGAAGTGGTCTTCAACACCGCGCTCACCGGCTACGAGGAGATCCTAACCGATCCGTCCTACGCCGGTCAGATCGTGACGTTCACCTTCCCGCACATCGGCAATATCGGCACCAATGCCGAGGACATCGAGGATCTGACGCCGGCCATGCGCGCCGGTGCCGTCGGCGCGGTCTTCAAGGCCGACGTCACCAATCCGTCGAGCTACCGGTCTGCAGAGCACCTCGACCACTGGCTGAAGCGGCGCGGCATCATCGCGATGAGCGGCATCGACACGCGCGCGCTCACCGCGCTGATCCGCGAGAAGGGCGCGCCCAATGCCGTCATCGCCCACGCGCCGGACGGCAAATTCGACATCGAGGATCTGAAGCGACAGGCCCGCGAGTGGTCAGGCCTCGTCGGCCTGGATCTCGCCCGGGAGGTTACCTCCGGCCAGTCCTCGGTCTGGACCGAAACGCCCTGGGTCTGGAACGAAGGCTATTCGACCCAGGACGCGCCGACCATGCACGTCGTCGCTATCGACTATGGCGTCAAGCGCAACATCCTGCGTTTGCTGGCGGGTCTCGGCGCGAAGGTCACGGTCGTGCCGGCCAAGACCGGTGCCGACGAGATCCTTGCGATGAAGCCCGACGGCATCTTCCTGTCGAACGGCCCGGGCGATCCGGCGGCGACCGGTGAATACGCCGTCCCGGTGATCAAGGATCTACTGGAAACCGGAATCCCGGTCTTTGGCATCTGCCTCGGTCACCAGATGCTGGCGCTCGCGGTCGGCGCGAAGACGGTGAAGATGCACCAGGGCCATCACGGCGCCAACCATCCGGTCAAGGACCATACCACCGGCAAAGTCGAGATCGTCTCGATGAACCACGGCTTCGCGGTCGATTCGAAGTCCCTGCCGCAAGGCGTTGACGAGACTCACGTTTCACTGTTCGACGGCTCGAATTGCGGCATCTCGCTCGCGGGCAGGCCGGTCTTCTCGGTCCAGCACCATCCCGAGGCCTCGCCCGGCCCGCAGGATTCGCACTATCTTTTCCGCCGTTTCGTCAACCTGATCCGCGAGCGCAAAGGCGAGCCCGCCCTGGCGGAGCGTTAG
- a CDS encoding GatB/YqeY domain-containing protein, translated as MREILAAQLKDALKSGDKRRISTIRLIQAAIKDRDIAARGAGKDPVNDEEIMQILAKMVKQRDESARIYEEANRLELAQQEREEIGVIKSFLPKQLGEDEVKQVCAKIVADVGADGLRDMGRCMAALKERYPGQMDFGKASGVVKTLLQ; from the coding sequence ATGCGCGAGATTCTCGCCGCACAGTTGAAGGACGCCCTCAAATCGGGCGACAAACGACGCATTTCGACCATCCGGCTGATCCAGGCCGCGATCAAGGACCGCGATATCGCGGCGCGCGGCGCGGGCAAGGATCCGGTGAACGACGAGGAGATCATGCAGATCCTCGCCAAGATGGTGAAGCAGCGCGACGAATCGGCCCGCATCTACGAAGAAGCCAACAGGCTCGAACTCGCCCAGCAGGAGCGCGAGGAGATCGGCGTCATCAAGTCGTTCCTCCCCAAGCAACTGGGCGAGGACGAGGTGAAACAGGTCTGTGCCAAGATCGTGGCCGATGTCGGCGCGGATGGCCTGCGCGACATGGGCCGCTGCATGGCCGCGCTCAAGGAGCGCTATCCCGGCCAGATGGACTTCGGCAAGGCGAGCGGCGTGGTCAAGACGCTGCTGCAGTGA
- a CDS encoding Na/Pi cotransporter family protein produces MSGIIVLLNLAGAVALLLWATRMVRTGVERAYGGVLRNRLAPALRNPLLAVLGGALLAIALQSATAVSLLVASFSGAGVVGGTAGLLAVLGADLGSALVVKLLSFDLSILVPLTILAGTTMFLSTERRAWRQFGRILVGIGLLIMSLRLIGEASEPLRESRLLPVVVNYLSSDPATAFLLAAIMTWLFHSSVAAILLIATLAARNLVPAELGIVLVLGANLGAGAIAVLLSRGAVPAARVVPIGNLLMRGIGAILALTALQLAAPDLAWLGTSPATQVVHAHIAFNGLLALSGFALAPLAARAAERLANLSAPPAQSPEAVPVELSALDEAALDTPGQALANATREVVRICETVEIMLSEVIELYRHPSQARIDRLSGLDDRVDRWHAAIKLYLARVTARTLSEAEALRCQELIGACVKLEQVGDIIVRNMLVHVQKKMDRKLEFTDDGWRELTAFHASVLGNARLAFNVLISRDRETALQLVQEKDRLRDREKLSTQGHFERLRDGTAKSVETSSIHLDTIRDLKQINSLLASIAYPVLEEQGLLRGSRLKAS; encoded by the coding sequence ATGAGCGGGATCATCGTCCTCCTCAACTTGGCCGGCGCCGTGGCGCTGTTGCTGTGGGCGACGCGCATGGTGCGCACTGGCGTCGAACGCGCCTATGGCGGTGTATTGCGCAACCGCCTGGCGCCGGCGCTGCGCAATCCGCTGCTGGCCGTGCTTGGCGGCGCGCTTCTTGCCATCGCCCTGCAGAGTGCCACGGCGGTGAGCCTGCTCGTCGCCTCATTCTCCGGCGCCGGCGTAGTGGGCGGAACCGCCGGCCTGCTCGCCGTCCTCGGCGCCGATCTCGGCTCGGCGCTGGTCGTCAAGCTCTTGTCCTTCGACCTCTCCATCCTCGTGCCGCTGACCATCCTCGCGGGCACCACGATGTTCCTGTCGACCGAGCGGCGCGCCTGGCGCCAGTTCGGGCGCATCCTGGTCGGCATAGGTCTGCTGATCATGTCGCTCAGGCTGATCGGCGAGGCCTCGGAGCCGCTGCGCGAGAGCCGCCTCCTGCCGGTCGTCGTCAACTACCTGTCGAGCGATCCGGCCACCGCCTTCCTTCTCGCCGCCATCATGACCTGGCTCTTCCATTCGAGCGTGGCCGCCATCCTGCTCATCGCGACGCTGGCCGCCCGCAACCTCGTTCCCGCCGAACTCGGCATCGTGCTGGTTCTCGGCGCCAATCTCGGTGCCGGCGCCATCGCGGTGCTCCTGTCGCGCGGCGCGGTTCCGGCCGCCCGCGTGGTTCCGATCGGCAACCTTCTGATGCGAGGCATCGGCGCGATCCTTGCCCTGACCGCCTTGCAGCTTGCGGCGCCGGACCTGGCATGGCTCGGCACCTCGCCGGCAACCCAGGTCGTCCATGCCCACATCGCCTTCAACGGCCTGCTCGCCCTGTCGGGCTTCGCGCTTGCCCCGCTTGCCGCACGCGCCGCCGAGCGGCTCGCGAACCTTTCAGCTCCTCCGGCCCAGAGCCCGGAAGCCGTGCCGGTCGAGCTGAGCGCCCTGGATGAGGCTGCTCTCGACACGCCGGGACAGGCGCTCGCCAACGCCACCCGAGAAGTGGTACGCATCTGCGAGACGGTCGAGATCATGCTGTCCGAGGTGATCGAGCTCTACCGCCATCCGAGCCAGGCGCGCATCGACAGGCTGTCGGGCCTCGACGACCGCGTCGACCGCTGGCACGCGGCGATCAAGCTCTACCTCGCCCGCGTCACCGCCCGCACCCTTTCGGAAGCGGAGGCGTTGCGCTGCCAGGAACTGATCGGCGCCTGCGTCAAGCTGGAACAAGTCGGCGACATCATCGTCCGCAACATGCTGGTCCACGTGCAGAAGAAGATGGACCGAAAGCTGGAATTCACCGACGACGGCTGGCGCGAACTCACCGCCTTCCACGCCTCTGTGCTCGGCAACGCCCGCCTTGCCTTCAACGTGCTGATCAGCCGCGACCGCGAGACCGCGCTGCAGCTCGTCCAGGAGAAGGACCGGCTGCGCGACCGCGAGAAGCTCTCCACCCAGGGCCATTTCGAACGTCTGCGCGACGGCACGGCGAAGAGCGTCGAGACGAGTTCGATCCATCTCGACACGATCCGCGACCTCAAGCAGATCAACTCGCTGCTCGCCTCGATCGCCTACCCGGTTCTGGAGGAGCAGGGCCTCCTGCGCGGCTCGCGTCTCAAGGCGTCGTGA
- a CDS encoding AAA family ATPase: MISQPRIHITGASGTGTSTLGAALAERLAVPQFDVDDFYWVPTDPPFSQKRAVPERLQLLEAAIAGRGWLLSGSLVGWGEPLLRDVDLIVFLQVPTVVRLARLRARERSRYGDAILPGGKMEHIHIAFMEWAAQYDHPSFSGRSLAAHDAWLNRQTAPVLRIDGLLPTGRQIERVLREWQGPSDLPEA, from the coding sequence ATGATCTCTCAGCCACGGATTCACATAACCGGTGCGTCCGGCACGGGCACCTCGACACTTGGTGCGGCACTTGCCGAACGGCTCGCTGTGCCGCAATTCGACGTCGACGATTTCTACTGGGTGCCGACCGATCCACCCTTCTCGCAGAAGCGCGCGGTACCGGAGAGACTGCAGCTGCTGGAAGCGGCGATAGCTGGTCGAGGCTGGCTGCTCTCCGGCTCGTTGGTCGGTTGGGGTGAGCCGTTGCTGCGCGACGTCGACCTGATCGTATTTCTCCAGGTACCGACAGTCGTTCGGCTGGCCAGGCTAAGAGCGCGAGAGCGCAGCCGCTACGGCGATGCGATCCTGCCGGGCGGAAAGATGGAGCATATCCATATCGCGTTCATGGAATGGGCGGCCCAGTATGACCATCCCAGTTTCTCGGGTCGCAGCCTGGCCGCGCATGATGCGTGGCTGAATCGACAGACCGCGCCAGTGTTGCGGATCGACGGCTTGCTGCCGACGGGGCGGCAGATCGAACGCGTGCTGCGCGAATGGCAAGGGCCGAGCGACTTGCCGGAGGCATAG
- a CDS encoding MFS transporter: MPLPLIALFLAAFAFGTTEFVIAGILPQVADGLDVSVPSAGYLVSGYALGVALGGPFVTVVTAAVPRKTLLLALLAVFTVGQMACALAPDFPTMLALRAAIAVTHGTFFGVAMVVAVSLVPEGKRGQAIAIILAGLTVSNIIGVPIGAAIGGWLGWRATFWSMFALGILSLTAIALLLPRRVGPAHRPGSLSREIRALGRQQVWTCLIIMLMLMIGQMLPFTYISPLLQTVTGLTERTIPWVLLAIGIGSTVGVLAGGRLADWRLMPSLISLLAIQAVLLLVIYVVSPYPVPMVVALFVWGGLNFAIGTPIQSRILGWTADAPNLASALIPSGFNLGIAIAASFGAIVLNAGVPYRALPLFGVAALTLATAVATLSWWAERRSGRRPPAPLSAATEAA, from the coding sequence ATGCCCCTCCCCTTGATCGCCCTCTTCCTCGCTGCTTTCGCCTTCGGCACGACCGAATTCGTCATCGCCGGCATCCTGCCGCAGGTGGCGGACGGCCTCGATGTGTCCGTGCCGAGCGCCGGCTATCTCGTCTCCGGCTACGCTCTGGGCGTCGCGCTGGGCGGCCCGTTCGTGACCGTCGTCACAGCGGCAGTACCGCGAAAGACGCTGCTTCTCGCCCTACTCGCCGTCTTTACCGTCGGCCAGATGGCCTGTGCGCTGGCACCCGATTTCCCGACCATGCTGGCGCTTCGCGCCGCGATCGCCGTTACCCACGGTACATTCTTCGGCGTGGCAATGGTTGTGGCGGTCAGCCTGGTGCCCGAGGGAAAGCGCGGCCAGGCCATTGCCATCATTCTCGCCGGTCTGACCGTGTCCAACATCATCGGCGTGCCGATCGGCGCGGCCATCGGCGGCTGGCTCGGCTGGCGCGCCACCTTCTGGTCTATGTTCGCGCTCGGCATCCTGAGCCTGACGGCCATCGCGCTTCTCCTGCCCCGCCGCGTCGGCCCCGCACACAGGCCAGGGAGTCTATCCCGCGAAATCCGCGCGCTCGGACGCCAACAGGTCTGGACCTGCCTGATCATCATGCTGATGCTGATGATCGGCCAGATGCTGCCCTTCACCTACATTTCCCCGCTGCTCCAGACGGTTACCGGCCTGACCGAGCGCACGATCCCCTGGGTTCTGCTTGCTATCGGCATCGGCTCCACGGTGGGCGTGCTGGCAGGAGGCCGCCTCGCCGACTGGCGGTTGATGCCGAGCCTGATCTCCCTTCTCGCCATCCAGGCCGTCCTCCTCCTCGTCATCTATGTCGTCAGCCCCTACCCGGTTCCGATGGTGGTCGCGCTCTTCGTCTGGGGAGGCCTGAACTTCGCCATCGGCACGCCCATCCAGTCGCGCATCCTCGGCTGGACGGCGGATGCGCCGAATCTCGCCTCTGCGCTCATTCCGTCCGGCTTCAATCTCGGCATCGCAATCGCCGCCTCTTTCGGTGCGATCGTCCTCAACGCAGGCGTGCCCTACCGCGCGCTGCCGCTGTTCGGGGTCGCCGCGCTGACGCTCGCCACCGCCGTCGCGACCCTGTCATGGTGGGCCGAACGGCGCAGCGGCCGGCGTCCGCCCGCTCCCCTCTCCGCCGCGACGGAGGCTGCGTGA